The sequence TAACTACGGATTTAGCCTCCAGGGGTTTAGACATAATTGATGTGGAGCTAATAATTAATTTCGATGTGCCAAGCAATCCGGAAACGTACATTCACAGGATAGGAAGGACCGCGAGACTTGATAGGAAGGGGCGCGCGGTGACTCTGGCCACGAAGAGTGAGTTGCAGGTAATAAATGCTGCGGCTAATCTCAGTGGTTCTCGGTATAAATTAATGGTTTTAAACGAGTAGATTAATGCCTAAAATCACTCAAACTTCTGCGGTGGTATTACATCACCGTACTTGCTCCTTACATCAAGCAGTCTTTGTCGCTGTTCCTCGAGTACCTCGAAGAACCTCCTCGGCATCGTAGGTATTTCCGAGTATATCTTCCAAACCCTGTCTATCTTCTCGAGTAGCTTACCAGTCCTTATCGCGAATTGCTTCGTGTAGTCCTCAAGCCTATACTCCCTATTGAGCACCTCCCTGAATAGAACCTTTAGGTCCTCATACCTCGGTATATAGCCTATGGGTGTTGTTATAGCGTTAAGTTCATTATGGATCCTTCTCTCCATCCACTGGAGCCAAACCCTCTTGTCCTCCTTACTGTTTAGGAACCTGCCCTGTTCATCCCTAAGGAAGTAATTAACGCCAAATATCTTAGGAGGTCTCGTGAGGCTCCCACCAAACTTTAGGTAATTCGTTATGTAGACTCCGAGGTCCACGGATAGGAAGTCAAGATTAGCCATTGGGTTGAATTCCCTCTCGCCGGGCTTACCAATCACGGCAGCCGTCCTCTCAGACTCCAGCGATGCGGCTATTGTGACCACGCCATGCTCCCAATTAAAGGACTCGAAAACTGGCACCAGCGTATCCGGGTCCCTACCTCCAAATATTATTCCGCCAACGACAACGCCGTTTGGATCATCATAAGCAGGGTCTAGGTTCTTGAATGCCTTTAGTGATACCGTGAACCTGGCGTTGGGGTGCGATGGCGGTACTGGATTACCCTTCTCGTCTGTTTTGCCCTTCCACCACTTGCCAGTGTAGTTAATGCCTCTCTCAGGCTCTGGTTTGCCCATGCCGTTCCAATAAACTTCACCATTCTCCGTAACCAATATGTTCGAGAATATTATCTCATTGGGTTTGGTTAGTACCTCATAAATTAATGGATCATCAGCTGGGTTTATACCCTCAATGATCCCAAAAACACCCACCTCAGGGTTAACTGCCTTAACCTCGCCGTTAAAGTTCCTTAGGAACGCAAGATCATCCCCGAGTAACCTGCCAATCATTGCTGTTGATGTCTTGCCTGAATATGATGGGAATGCACCGGTGAAGTACGTAACTCTACCTCTCGGTCCCTCAACGCCTATTAGGAACATGTGCTCGCTGAGCCAGCCCTCCTCCATAGCCCTCTTAATCGTGAGCCTAAGGGCTAATTTCTTGAGGCCAATGCTGTTACCACCGTATTGCGTGTTTACTGAGTACACGGTCTCGCCAGGGAGATCTATGTATATCCTCCTTTGTTTAATGTTCTTGCTTTGCTTCATTTCATTCAATTCGCCTTGGGAATGAAGGAACCTAAGGAACCTAGCCCTCTCACCTTGCTTGACAAATTCGTCGTAAGCAATCCTATAGAGTATGTTCTCGTTATGCATTACGTAGTAGGAATCCGTTATTTGAACAGCTAATATACTGAATGGCGAGCCCTTGGGGCCCAATGAGTAAAAGCCCACCAGCATTTCCCTACCCTTCATTATGCCATCAAGTAACGAGAATATCTCCCTCAGTCCCTCATCACGATCCTTAGTCCTTACGAACGGCAACTTCTGACCACCAGGTAGTAATATGGCTGTGTCATCACGTGCCCTGGCCTGGTCATAAGGGCTATCAAAATGCACAGTGTGCCCGGGAGTCTTCAGTGGTATTTCCTCGCCAGTCTCTATGGCCTTCCTCCTAATGTAATCAAGGTCCTCGGGACTCCCTGTTGATATAAATACCGAACTTGGCTTGCAGAGATCTATCGCCCAAGTTATGAACTTGTATAATTCGGGATTCCTTATGCTCATTAATCTACGGTACGTTTCATCACTTAACTTACTACGGAGAACCCGATTAACCTCATCTGGGTTATTCGGATCCATTAGACCTAGTTATTTCCTAGCCCTTATAACTATTTCTCTATAAATATCCATATTGGAAATACTGGGTGGACTTATTTAACCCATGGGGCAACTATGCACCATGTAATACTAGGTATACCTTGAATTACCAATGTCGTTTTGCTACATTTACCAGCAATGTCGATTGCATTATCAATAAATAACATCAAAATAATTCACAGCACATTAATTTAATGGTAACTACGTATCATAAGCACAGGACAAGCACAACTCAGTAAAAACCGTGGGCTATACGCTTATGCACTACCATGTAGGGCAGGCCTTGCTCCTTCTATAGGTGAGGTTTTGATTTTTGTCTTTGGGGTTTTGTGGTATGTGGGTTTGCTGGGTATGTTGTGTACTTAAGTGGGGGTGGATTACCCAGGTGGGGCCTAGGTCAAGGGGGTAATGGGCCGGAGGCCTTGGCCAATGACCCACCGCCAGACGGGTAAAATAACCAAAGACCACTGACAATTAAGATGAAGACAACGAACCAACCCCAAGAACAAGGAAGAGGCCGGAAACCAAATTGTTGGGGTGTTAATATAGGTAGCCAAAGATTATGAGCAGGCATGCCAATGCCAATGACTCAATGAGCAACCTAATGCCTATTTTCCTAATTCTATTTCTTAAATCACCCATTCCCAACTTACCCTCTTTAATGGCAAGGAATGCCCTTACAGTGGGTTCGACAAGCACCACTAGAGATAATAACCCACTGCCTACGTATAATACATAGACCAGGGCTGGTAATCCAATGAACCACAGTACTGACGAATAGTAAGGCCTTATACCCTGCCTAAAGGGTAACTTACTTTCAACATATAATGCAGAAAATGCATGATAAATAATCCACACGATCGACAGTGCTATAGCCCTGACCGTCAACTCACCACCCATGAGGACATACCAAGCTATGTATGATGAGGCAATCAGCGTTGTCCCAGACACGTTGGCAATCACTGACCTGCCATTACCACGTAGCACCTCAATTATGAATAATAGTAATGGTACAGTGGGTATCAATAACCAGGGACCTAGGTAAATTAGGAGCGCAGCGTATGGAAGGACATTCACTAGGAATAGTAGGTAATCACGTGATCTCGCCCTGGCTATTAGACTCAGGTGAACCCTTGTAAGGCTCATAATATTAAGTGCAGCCAGTCCAGTCACTAGGATGACTCGAATAATGTTGATTCCATGCCCCTCAGTCATCATTACCGAAATAAGGGACAGAAAGTAGTTAGTTACTAATAATGATAAAGCACCAGTATCTACATGTACAACCCTGCCCACTAACCTACCACTCATTAAGGTCAACCAATACAAACCCGGGTTAAGTATTTTGATCGTTACACGC is a genomic window of Vulcanisaeta souniana JCM 11219 containing:
- a CDS encoding phosphoenolpyruvate carboxykinase (GTP), which translates into the protein MDPNNPDEVNRVLRSKLSDETYRRLMSIRNPELYKFITWAIDLCKPSSVFISTGSPEDLDYIRRKAIETGEEIPLKTPGHTVHFDSPYDQARARDDTAILLPGGQKLPFVRTKDRDEGLREIFSLLDGIMKGREMLVGFYSLGPKGSPFSILAVQITDSYYVMHNENILYRIAYDEFVKQGERARFLRFLHSQGELNEMKQSKNIKQRRIYIDLPGETVYSVNTQYGGNSIGLKKLALRLTIKRAMEEGWLSEHMFLIGVEGPRGRVTYFTGAFPSYSGKTSTAMIGRLLGDDLAFLRNFNGEVKAVNPEVGVFGIIEGINPADDPLIYEVLTKPNEIIFSNILVTENGEVYWNGMGKPEPERGINYTGKWWKGKTDEKGNPVPPSHPNARFTVSLKAFKNLDPAYDDPNGVVVGGIIFGGRDPDTLVPVFESFNWEHGVVTIAASLESERTAAVIGKPGEREFNPMANLDFLSVDLGVYITNYLKFGGSLTRPPKIFGVNYFLRDEQGRFLNSKEDKRVWLQWMERRIHNELNAITTPIGYIPRYEDLKVLFREVLNREYRLEDYTKQFAIRTGKLLEKIDRVWKIYSEIPTMPRRFFEVLEEQRQRLLDVRSKYGDVIPPQKFE